The proteins below are encoded in one region of Misgurnus anguillicaudatus chromosome 24, ASM2758022v2, whole genome shotgun sequence:
- the trpc2a gene encoding short transient receptor potential channel 2, whose product MSHVFYVLYEQSDNWREITNKKLRFAPELISAIQEGNGAWVESLLSLGDGIIRQLDESEDRLWRETLNLSIRLGNEEIMSSLLLGVKFDFRQIHEALLVAVDTNQPQVVKKLLDRLDQEKGNKMDVRSFSTAIFDHSIDDSQFAPGVTPLTLACQKDLYEIVMMLTQRGHDIPLPHAISCTCLECTNGRQYDLLKFSLSRINTYRGIASRAYLSVTSEDAMLSAFHLSRELRKLSNKEPEFKPQYLALEQLCQEFAVELLGMCRNQSEVSTILNNAEEDSEDEELEEQTFEEGIPNLARLRLAVNYNQKQFVTHPICQQVLSSIWCGNLSGWRGSRTAWKLLVSCGIFISMPVLCFVYWIAPKSKLGKMLKIPVIKFLLHSASYMWFLFTLLAETIFMEIYRDDFASRKQNLLYNSLHMIWVVGFFWFECKEVWLEGLRSYFLDVWNILDMMVLSMYLASFTLRILIMLKGYVLCQDPSTQELCDYFTNSVRENWKQEDPQLIAETLFAVTSMLSFTRLAYILPAHESLGTLQISMGRMIDSMMRFMFILMIIGTAFLCGINNIYVPYVVSPHLGRLNETFNFLFWTMFGMANQGYVDMPEYVLAEFVGRVFYGIFTLLIVIVLLNMLIAMISNSFQKIEDDADVEWKFARSKLYLSYFREGLTMPVPFNIIPSPKSLFYFIRNIFQKICCCCNDKSPEYPPITTVSSSTQSFGKGQGEGRVPYRLQVIKALVQRYIEAARREFEESMRKDVGNRITELNKMVGRVHLELQEFHQKLQWQSTSEPDQANILGKYIMGAKNNFRDFNKYEPVRYENTDLHIHTQPGDEEDMEEDMKGGRVSEEKEEESGSECPTEPFPGEETTSETVSTPDETNSIELNHSVQL is encoded by the exons ATGTCTCATGTCTTTTATGTACTATATGAGCAGTCAGATAACTGGAGGGAGATTACGAACAAAAAGCTTCGATTTGCACCCGAGCTGATTTCCGCCATCCAAGAGGGCAACGGGGCCTGGGTGGAAAGTCTCCTCTCGCTCGGGGACGGGATCATTCGCCAGCTTGACGAGTCCGAGGATCGGTTATGGAGGGAAACGTTGAACCTCTCCATCCGGCTGGGCAACGAAGAAATCATGTCATCCCTTCTGCTGGGAGTTAAATTTGACTTCCGTCAGATCCATGAAGCCCTACTGGTGGCTGTAGACACCAATCAACCCCAAGTGGTCAAAAAACTCCTGGACCGCCTCGACCAAGAGAAAGGCAACAAGATGGACGTCCGCTCCTTTAGCACGGCCATCTTCGACCACTCCATTGACGACTCTCAATTCGCCCCTGGAGTGACACCACTGACGCTGGCCTGTCAGAAAGACCTTTATGAGATAGTGATGATGTTGACCCAGAGAGGTCACGATATCCCTCTTCCACACGCCATATCATGCACTTGCTTGGAGTGCACAAACGGGCGCCAGTATGACTTGCTAAAGTTCTCGCTTTCCCGCATCAATACATACAGAGGCATCGCAAGCCGCGCCTATCTGTCTGTCACCTCAGAGGACGCCATGCTCAGCGCCTTCCACCTCAGCCGAGAACTGCGCAAACTCTCCAACAAAGAACCAGAGTTTAAG CCTCAGTACCTCGCTTTGGAGCAACTGTGTCAGGAGTTTGCCGTGGAGCTTCTGGGAATGTGCAGGAACCAGAGCGAAGTGTCCACCATCCTTAACAATGCCGAGGAGGACAGCGAGGACGAAGAACTGGAAGAGCAGACGTTTGAGGAAGGTATCCCAAACCTTGCTCGTCTTCGCCTTGCTGTCAACTACAATCAAAAACAG TTTGTGACTCATCCCATCTGCCAGCAAGTGCTCTCCTCCATTTGGTGCGGTAACCTGTCTGGTTGGAGGGGGAGTCGGACTGCTTGGAAACTGTTGGTGTCTTGTGGGATCTTCATTTCTATGCCAGTCCTGTGTTTTGTCTATTGGATCGCCCCCAAATCCAAA ctaggtaaaatgttaaaaattccGGTTATCAAATTTCTCCTGCACTCGGCATCATACATGTGGTTCCTCTTTACCCTCCTGGCCGAAACTATTTTTATGGAGATCTACCGCGACGATTTTGCCTCTCGCAAGCAAAACCTTCTGTACAATTCTCTCCACATGATATGGGTTGTGG GTTTCTTCTGGTTTGAGTGTAAGGAGGTGTGGCTTGAGGGTTTGAGGAGTTACTTCCTGGATGTATGGAATATTCTGGATATGATGGTGCTGAGCATGTATCTAGCATCATTTACACTACGCATCCTCATTATGCTAAAGGGCTATGTCCTCTGTCAGGACCCCAGCACACAAGAGCTGTGTGACTACTTCACCAATTCAG TACGTGAGAATTGGAAACAGGAAGACCCTCAGCTCATTGCTGAGACCCTCTTTGCCGTGACGAGTATGTTGAGCTTCACGCGTCTCGCCTACATCCTCCCGGCCCATGAATCTCTGGGAACGCTGCAGATATCAATGGGAAGAATGATTGACAGCATGATGAG gTTCATGTTTATCCTCATGATTATCGGTACAGCATTTCTATGTGGAATAAACAACATATACGTCCCTTATGTGGTCTCACCACATCTCGGCAG ATTGAATGAAACCTTTAACTTCCTCTTCTGGACTATGTTTGGAATGGCGAATCAGGGATACGTGGACATGCCTGAATATGTTTTGGCCGAGTTTGTGGGAAGGGTCTTCTATGGGATCTTTACTCTCCTCATTGTTATTGTGTTGCTGAACATGCTTATTGCCATGATCTCCAATTCATTTCAAAAGATTGAG GATGATGCAGATGTCGAGTGGAAATTTGCTCGCTCTAAACTTTACCTGAGTTACTTCAGGGAGGGTCTCACCATGCCGGTTCCTTTTAATATCATTCCTTCTCCAAAGTCCCTGTTTTATTTCATAAG GAATATTTTCCAAAAGATTTGCTGTTGCTGTAACGACAAATCCCCGGAATATCCTCCCATCACAACTGTG TCTAGCAGTACCCAGAGTTTCGGCAAAGGTCAAGGTGAAGGGCGAGTGCCATACCGCCTGCAGGTTATCAAGGCTCTGGTTCAGCGCTACATTGAAGCGGCACGCAGAGAGTTCGAGGAAAGCATGCGTAAAG ATGTAGGTAACAGAATAACCGAGCTTAATAAGATGGTCGGACGCGTGCATTTGGAGCTGCAGGAATTCCACCAGAAGCTTCAGTGGCAAAGCACGAGCGAGCCAGACCAGGCCAACATTCTGGGCAAATACATCATGGGGGCAAAGAACAACTTCCGTGACTTTAATAAATATGAACCCGTAAGGTATGAAAATACAGATCTGCACATCCACACGCAGCCTGGAGACGAAGAAGACATGGAAGAAGACATGAAAGGAGGGCGGGTCTCTGAGGAGAAGGAGGAGGAGTCAGGGTCCGAATGTCCCACAGAGCCGTTCCCCGGAGAAGAAACCACTTCTGAGACTGTTAGCACTCCTGATGAAACAAACAGCATAGAGTTAAATCACAGTGTACAGCTTTAA